In Macadamia integrifolia cultivar HAES 741 unplaced genomic scaffold, SCU_Mint_v3 scaffold3551, whole genome shotgun sequence, the following are encoded in one genomic region:
- the LOC122068200 gene encoding acid phosphatase 1-like, producing the protein MDYASRLYITFLFSISLSGFITNTVSGQLLIQILPGNRKIRGDDRVWCESWRFTVETNDAGSLGTVPPRCEGFVKNYMTGDRYLLDSQAVAEEALSLAGKVKLAGDGKDAWVFDIDETLLSNLPYYSLNGFGTQSFDEASFDEWVETGKAPALPASLKLYNSLQKLGFKLFLLTGRSENQRNVTEANLLSAGYQNWEKLILRGTSDSGTNAVVYKSGKRKELKDEGYRIHGSSGDQWSDLLGKAIAKRSFKLPNPMYYIA; encoded by the exons ATGGATTACGCCAGCAGGCTCTACATCACATTTCTATTCTCGATCTCTTTGTCCGGTTTCATCACGAACACTGTTTCGGGACAGTTGCTAATCCAAATCTTACCGGGAAACCGGAAGATCCGTGGAGATGACAGGGTGTGGTGCGAGAGCTGGAGATTCACGGTGGAGACAAATGACGCAGGGAGCTTGGGAACAGTCCCGCCGAGGTGTGAGGGATTTGTTAAGAACTATATGACTGGGGATCGCTACCTTTTGGATTCCCAAGCCGTGGCGGAGGAAGCATTGTCTTTGGCCGGGAAAGTGAAGCTCGCCGGCGACGGTAAGGACGCCTGGGTTTTCGACATCGACGAGACTCTGCTCTCAAATTTGCCTTATTATTCTCTCAACGGATTCGG AACACAAAGTTTCGATGAAGCTTCTTTCGATGAATGGGTGGAAACGGGAAAAGCCCCAGCTTTACCCGCAAGTTTGAAGCTTTATAACAGCCTCCAAAAGTTGGGATTTAAACTGTTCCTCTTAACTGGAAGGAGCGAAAATCAAAGGAATGTGACTGAAGCAAATCTACTATCTGCTGGGTACCAAAACTGGGAGAAGCTCATCCTAAG GGGGACTTCTGATTCTGGGACAAATGCAGTTGTGTACAAATCTGGGAAAAGAAAGGAGCTGAAAGATGAAGGTTACAGAATCCATGGAAGCTCAGGGGATCAGTGGAGTGATCTGTTGGGCAAAGCCATAGCTAAACGTAGCTTTAAACTCCCCAATCCAATGTATTATATTGCTTGA